One genomic window of Deinococcus deserti VCD115 includes the following:
- a CDS encoding BTAD domain-containing putative transcriptional regulator, whose product MSRREDLVHQISRRLAALSTRRGGLAVALWGDPGVGKSWTAAEVLRALPLRSAEVQASAPLSSVIVSLPRPARLPVWTEEALRRLERREVIAPDDMGDVLTSLLSELAPFVLYVKDLHEASAEQLRLWQAVAGGVTRSRGVGLMATSRQPPPAPFEVQALGLLDQEETAVLLNQTLGACLPAEAAEWIGQHAAGNPLFSIEYLRFLIRQGCLWNDGERWHWRAPRESRIPTSVEALISHLCHTPPLSAPAQAALEARAMLTAGMAPAVWAQVAGLEATQLQHACEELDHRGILREGQFVHRLYQDVELHHLTPARRRLISRRAVSALLETDVEAAATFVVHAELPGNDALPLLRRAAGSAQSGGRHRQAAEYLSQAVQHAHGGERAQLALAAARLWRDHEPRRVIALAEEVLEIEPRNLDAAFLLAGALVLQGEEERATRLIRSLQDSAELEPLWLFQLISLHADRNDYVGVMTLWQEHPGLHHLAPPSVLAQVVRALDFVGQPTEACTLAAQALEHRGLTGPERTALLFARCRALYSAGNLEAAEADASEVVTLTEAGQRVHECARGLSTRATIRDTLGRYPEALADAQTSLKLFASLGVARDYAQQQSRLACLLLEYGDYEQAETLLHEGHEVMKRAGVSHFLALCEYNLAYLYLEQNPPFGGTLALKYAHAGLQHARQAGSPLIVAQTAAMAARAEAIHGTPQHALELADEALDLTQQLGTSHDTAWAIWARGFALEACGRPAEALASFQAAADELAGRGLTLWAHRLGLEADRLAGDATAAGAKLAFFREHELRNWVNVTGRYFPGLAGEHPVQAPAPASVRLSVLGSVQLHRGAEALRYKGQKGKELLACLLEARLAGQHEVRQLTLQETLYPELQDGAAVSALQQLVYRLRQVLGPEVIQRTDGGYRLGAAESDAEDFLRTNDARLWRGPYLEDLGAGQDAAVEEALYHALERQAHELLASDAREAARVGRILLEHDPYDQRMLALTLRALQSSGNRRGGQKLYQEIAARFAEVGEVLVPLQALLERPLSNSRST is encoded by the coding sequence GTGAGCCGGCGAGAGGACCTCGTTCATCAGATCAGCAGGCGTCTGGCGGCCCTGAGCACGAGGCGCGGTGGACTGGCCGTGGCCTTATGGGGGGATCCGGGTGTTGGGAAGTCATGGACCGCTGCAGAAGTGCTCCGGGCGCTCCCATTACGTTCCGCCGAGGTGCAGGCCAGTGCGCCTCTGAGCAGCGTGATCGTCAGCCTGCCGCGCCCGGCACGCCTTCCAGTCTGGACAGAAGAAGCCCTGCGGCGTCTGGAGCGCCGGGAAGTCATCGCGCCAGACGACATGGGCGACGTCCTGACTTCACTGCTGAGCGAGCTGGCTCCCTTTGTTCTGTACGTCAAGGACCTCCACGAAGCGTCGGCGGAACAGCTTCGGCTCTGGCAGGCCGTGGCTGGCGGCGTCACTCGCAGCCGCGGGGTCGGCCTGATGGCGACAAGCCGGCAACCACCTCCCGCTCCATTTGAAGTGCAGGCGCTCGGTCTTCTTGATCAGGAGGAAACCGCCGTCCTTCTGAACCAGACCCTGGGCGCCTGCCTTCCTGCAGAGGCCGCTGAGTGGATTGGACAGCATGCAGCAGGAAACCCGCTGTTCAGCATCGAGTACCTGCGCTTCCTGATCCGGCAGGGATGTCTCTGGAACGACGGCGAGCGCTGGCACTGGCGCGCGCCCCGGGAGAGCCGCATTCCGACCAGTGTCGAGGCGCTGATTTCGCATCTGTGCCATACCCCTCCACTGTCGGCGCCGGCCCAAGCGGCCCTGGAGGCGCGCGCCATGCTGACGGCCGGGATGGCGCCGGCAGTCTGGGCACAGGTTGCCGGACTTGAGGCGACCCAGCTGCAACACGCGTGTGAGGAGCTTGATCACCGGGGCATCCTTCGGGAAGGTCAGTTCGTTCACCGTTTGTATCAGGATGTGGAACTACACCACCTGACGCCTGCCAGACGTCGGCTGATTTCACGCCGCGCTGTGAGCGCGCTGCTGGAGACGGATGTGGAAGCCGCCGCAACCTTCGTGGTTCACGCGGAGCTTCCCGGTAACGATGCGCTGCCGCTGCTGCGCCGCGCTGCCGGGTCTGCGCAGTCAGGTGGCCGGCACCGGCAGGCCGCCGAGTATCTTTCCCAGGCGGTACAGCATGCCCATGGGGGAGAGCGTGCACAGCTGGCACTGGCAGCAGCGCGCCTGTGGCGGGACCACGAGCCGCGCCGGGTCATTGCCCTGGCCGAGGAGGTTCTCGAGATAGAGCCCAGAAACCTGGACGCTGCATTCCTGCTGGCAGGAGCACTGGTTCTTCAGGGCGAGGAGGAGCGCGCCACCCGGCTGATCCGGAGCCTGCAGGACAGCGCCGAGCTCGAACCGCTGTGGTTGTTTCAGCTGATCTCGCTTCACGCGGACAGGAACGACTACGTCGGGGTCATGACGCTGTGGCAGGAACACCCGGGCCTTCACCATCTGGCTCCGCCTTCCGTGCTGGCCCAGGTGGTGCGCGCCCTGGATTTCGTCGGACAGCCCACGGAAGCGTGCACACTGGCAGCCCAGGCCCTCGAACACAGGGGCCTCACGGGCCCTGAGCGCACAGCGTTGCTGTTTGCCCGGTGCCGGGCCCTGTACAGCGCAGGAAATCTCGAAGCCGCCGAAGCGGACGCAAGTGAAGTGGTGACGCTGACTGAGGCAGGCCAACGGGTGCACGAGTGTGCCCGCGGGCTCTCGACCCGGGCGACAATTCGTGACACGTTGGGCCGCTACCCTGAAGCCCTTGCAGACGCGCAGACCTCGCTGAAACTGTTTGCCAGCCTGGGTGTCGCGCGCGACTATGCCCAGCAGCAGAGCCGTCTGGCGTGCCTGCTGCTGGAATATGGCGACTATGAGCAGGCCGAGACGCTGCTGCACGAGGGCCACGAGGTCATGAAGCGTGCTGGGGTCTCGCATTTCCTGGCGCTGTGCGAGTACAACCTTGCCTACCTGTACCTTGAGCAGAATCCGCCGTTCGGAGGCACGCTGGCCCTGAAATACGCTCATGCCGGACTCCAGCATGCCCGCCAGGCCGGGAGCCCCCTGATTGTCGCGCAGACAGCCGCCATGGCAGCGCGGGCAGAGGCGATCCACGGCACCCCCCAGCATGCGCTGGAACTTGCAGACGAGGCCCTGGACCTCACGCAGCAGCTTGGCACTTCGCATGACACCGCGTGGGCCATCTGGGCCCGGGGCTTTGCGCTGGAAGCGTGTGGCCGGCCGGCCGAGGCGCTGGCGTCGTTCCAGGCGGCGGCTGATGAACTCGCAGGCCGGGGGTTGACCCTCTGGGCGCACCGGCTGGGGCTGGAAGCGGACCGGCTGGCTGGTGACGCCACTGCAGCAGGCGCGAAACTGGCGTTTTTCCGGGAGCACGAGCTGCGCAACTGGGTCAATGTCACGGGCCGCTACTTTCCTGGCCTCGCGGGTGAGCACCCGGTCCAGGCTCCGGCACCCGCCTCCGTCCGGCTCAGCGTTCTTGGGTCCGTCCAGCTTCATCGCGGAGCGGAAGCGCTGCGCTACAAGGGCCAGAAGGGGAAGGAACTGCTGGCCTGCCTGCTTGAGGCCCGCCTGGCGGGCCAACATGAAGTCAGACAACTGACGCTGCAGGAAACCCTCTACCCGGAATTGCAGGACGGGGCCGCGGTCTCGGCCCTGCAGCAGCTGGTCTACCGTCTGCGCCAGGTGCTTGGACCGGAGGTTATTCAGCGCACCGACGGCGGGTACCGCCTGGGCGCTGCCGAGTCTGACGCCGAAGATTTTCTCAGGACCAACGATGCGAGGCTGTGGCGTGGGCCCTACCTGGAAGATCTGGGGGCCGGGCAGGACGCGGCTGTGGAAGAAGCGCTCTATCACGCGCTGGAGCGGCAGGCGCACGAGTTGCTGGCCAGCGACGCGCGGGAAGCGGCCCGGGTGGGCCGGATCCTGCTGGAACACGACCCGTACGACCAGCGCATGCTGGCTCTGACACTGCGCGCGCTTCAGAGCAGCGGCAACCGCCGGGGAGGGCAGAAGCTGTATCAGGAGATCGCAGCACGCTTCGCTGAGGTCGGCGAGGTGCTTGTGCCGCTGCAGGCCCTCCTGGAAAGGCCCTTATCGAACTCCCGCAGCACCTGA
- a CDS encoding flavin reductase family protein — protein MLSARTARFFGYYPGTVALVTAEHSGTRNVLSVGWHTALSADPPLYGVAVGRERGSHPLIVQSGHFGVNFLPFAAAQAVQGAGVLSLHDAPQFDKLARLGLTTLPGSPLAVTQAYLHYRCEVVDVVRTGDHDLFVGRVSDVHFDPAHYDAEGLFAGEAAVYLGRSAYVTTTRERQVFLPGDFA, from the coding sequence ATGCTCAGCGCCAGAACCGCCCGCTTCTTCGGCTACTACCCAGGCACCGTCGCTCTGGTGACCGCCGAGCATTCCGGAACGCGCAACGTCCTCAGCGTGGGGTGGCACACCGCCTTAAGTGCGGATCCTCCTCTCTACGGCGTGGCCGTGGGGCGCGAGCGCGGAAGTCATCCCCTCATCGTGCAGAGCGGTCACTTTGGCGTGAACTTTCTTCCTTTTGCGGCGGCGCAGGCGGTGCAGGGAGCGGGCGTGCTCAGCCTGCATGACGCTCCGCAGTTCGATAAGCTCGCCCGGCTTGGACTCACGACCCTGCCCGGAAGCCCGCTGGCGGTCACGCAGGCCTATCTGCACTACCGCTGCGAGGTGGTTGATGTCGTGCGGACCGGGGACCACGATCTGTTCGTCGGTCGGGTCAGCGACGTTCACTTCGACCCGGCGCACTATGACGCCGAGGGCCTGTTCGCGGGTGAAGCTGCCGTTTACCTGGGCCGCAGCGCTTACGTGACGACCACGCGTGAGCGCCAGGTTTTTCTTCCAGGAGACTTCGCGTAG
- a CDS encoding DsrE family protein encodes MAKLLVHVTCGPNDPTRAALAFLVARTAQEEGHPVTLFLAGDAVHLLRPATLDALQGLGTGRLREHYDALRAGSAQFYLSGMSSAARGLAVSDLVQGSFELVKPDVLVRLTFENDRVLSY; translated from the coding sequence ATGGCGAAGCTCCTGGTCCACGTTACCTGCGGTCCCAATGATCCCACGCGCGCAGCGCTTGCTTTTCTCGTTGCGCGTACTGCGCAGGAGGAAGGCCACCCGGTCACGCTCTTCCTGGCCGGTGACGCCGTACACCTCCTTCGCCCTGCAACTCTGGATGCCCTGCAGGGCCTGGGGACCGGCAGGCTCCGTGAACATTACGACGCGCTCAGGGCCGGATCCGCGCAGTTTTACCTGTCGGGAATGTCCAGTGCTGCGCGCGGTCTGGCGGTCAGCGACCTGGTGCAGGGTTCGTTCGAGCTTGTGAAACCTGACGTTCTGGTTCGCCTGACGTTTGAGAACGACCGCGTCCTCTCGTACTGA
- a CDS encoding double zinc ribbon domain-containing protein, producing the protein MAGVRVSQVLPLPAYGKHQEGGIVTTNAVSYHICPKCSRAVPAESQELFCPNDGTKLLTICPGCSGLILSPYSQFCSRCGHPYISSLHDAGD; encoded by the coding sequence ATGGCGGGCGTTCGCGTTAGTCAGGTGTTACCTCTTCCTGCTTACGGTAAGCACCAGGAAGGAGGAATCGTGACCACGAACGCCGTGTCGTACCACATTTGCCCCAAATGCTCCCGGGCCGTGCCTGCCGAATCCCAGGAGCTGTTCTGCCCCAACGACGGAACAAAACTTCTAACGATATGCCCAGGCTGCTCCGGGCTCATCCTGTCACCGTATTCACAGTTTTGTTCGCGATGCGGCCATCCGTATATTAGCTCGCTTCATGACGCGGGCGACTGA
- a CDS encoding aldo/keto reductase, with protein sequence MEQRQFGTTGLKVSVLGLGAGQVGAESLSESAAGTLLNRALDGGITLVDTARGYGLSEERIGRHLAHRRNDFILSSKGGYGVEGVEDWTPLVIRRGIEQALQRMRVDWIDIFHLHSCPLDVLKQEDLLGALDDAREAGHIRVAAYSGENEALAWAVDSGRFGSVETSVNLADQWSRHRVLPHAIERGLGVIAKRPIANAAWRFTQRPVGEYAEIYWERLRTMDLEAVRDQAGLEWTGLALRFSAYAPGVHSVIVGTASLGNLDQNLRLVEQGPLPLDVLTWIESAWSQHGQEWPGEV encoded by the coding sequence ATGGAACAGCGGCAATTTGGAACGACAGGCCTCAAGGTCAGCGTGCTGGGGCTGGGGGCTGGGCAGGTGGGCGCCGAGAGCCTCAGTGAAAGCGCTGCGGGCACCCTGCTCAATCGCGCGCTTGACGGCGGGATCACACTCGTGGACACGGCCCGGGGCTACGGCCTGAGTGAAGAACGGATCGGCCGCCATCTTGCGCACCGCCGGAACGACTTCATCCTGAGCAGCAAAGGAGGCTACGGCGTCGAGGGAGTTGAGGACTGGACGCCGCTGGTGATCCGCCGTGGAATTGAACAGGCCCTGCAACGCATGCGGGTGGACTGGATCGATATCTTTCACCTGCACTCCTGTCCCCTGGATGTCCTGAAGCAGGAGGACCTGCTCGGCGCTCTGGATGATGCCCGCGAAGCGGGTCACATCCGGGTTGCGGCGTACAGCGGCGAGAACGAGGCGCTTGCCTGGGCGGTGGACTCCGGCCGCTTCGGGTCGGTGGAAACCAGTGTCAACCTTGCAGACCAGTGGAGCCGTCACCGTGTCCTGCCGCACGCTATTGAGCGCGGGCTGGGCGTGATTGCCAAGCGCCCGATCGCCAATGCTGCGTGGCGTTTCACACAGCGCCCGGTCGGCGAGTACGCAGAGATCTACTGGGAGCGCCTGCGGACCATGGACCTTGAAGCAGTCCGTGATCAGGCCGGCCTCGAGTGGACCGGACTGGCCCTCCGGTTCAGTGCCTACGCACCGGGAGTCCACAGCGTGATCGTCGGGACCGCCAGCCTTGGGAATCTGGATCAGAACCTTCGTCTGGTCGAGCAGGGTCCTCTGCCTCTGGACGTGCTGACCTGGATCGAATCCGCGTGGTCGCAGCATGGTCAGGAGTGGCCAGGCGAGGTGTGA
- a CDS encoding alpha-mannosidase yields the protein MTSRNSALTLKQQLDRLTNRLHELAGWRDRARLPIRTVQFADAEGKTSTLPAGQPWPSRTFPVTMTFEATVPSEWAGQRVMLHAEPGGEALVELGGRATGGLNPFHREQLLLPRAAGGETLELRIRASPKGLFGTPERTPHLGALRLYVPDQDVQAVYEDLLSYLDGAAQLMTMNREPIAARVLDIADEAFALIPLERQDSETYLARLSWGAAERSRLNGLWDEYNFEMTDPAPYPDGWRGQLEAARELLRNAHKELLRSYPAEGRLALSGHAHIDLAWLWPLSETRQKVQRTFSTVLSLMDEYPDFTFNQSMGQLYEFVLEEAPDLFRRIQDRVKEGRWDLVGGMWVEPDGNLISGESWARQLLHGQRFFERHFGKRASVCWLPDTFGYSANLPQFLRQGEIPYFFTTKLYWSETNAFPYDLYQWEAIDGTRVLAHQFYNPAEGYNGDIKALDLAETWKSFRGKRWHDESLLSFGYGDGGGGPTRGMLERYERLKDFPGLPTLHMTRIEDFYSRVDPARLPVWVGEQYLELHRGTYTSQGRIKALNRKLEHILPEAEAACALAFKLTGAEYPRDDLYGLWKVLLRNQFHDILPGSSVKAVYDTAHHELHEALERGEALRRSALQVLSEQVSGKGEIAWNLSLTERACRGVRVPALGYARVPTEHPAPAASGLTLENEYLRVTVNQDGTLGSVWHKTERREALGTEADGRIRGNQLWAYVDVPRAWEAWDVDASYPNQGEEVLASETPRRIDEHRIEVLRTLGNSRLKQAYVLRPGMRRLDVVTRAQWTGRRTFLRSLTRANVRAMHATFESAYGAVERTTHMNTSWDAAHFESPGHRWADISEGDFGLSLLNDNKYGYSVQGDVLGLSLLRAPVYPDPAADEGEHHFTYSLFPHAGDWRGQGMTGTVGQSTDLNAPVNVISTSGSSTGQWPQTGSLLTVEAGSGIHLGALKLAEDTDELVLRLYEAHGSRGDLKVVMHGVQNWTAANFLEERMGTIQEQWAYAPFRVVTLREAPASGSAVKDMD from the coding sequence ATGACGTCCAGAAACTCTGCCCTGACCCTGAAGCAACAGCTTGACCGGCTGACCAACCGACTCCATGAGCTGGCCGGCTGGCGGGACCGCGCACGGCTTCCCATCCGCACCGTGCAGTTTGCCGATGCAGAGGGAAAGACCAGCACCCTTCCCGCCGGACAGCCCTGGCCATCGCGAACATTTCCGGTCACCATGACGTTCGAGGCCACCGTTCCTTCCGAATGGGCGGGACAGCGCGTCATGCTGCACGCCGAGCCGGGCGGCGAGGCCCTGGTGGAGCTTGGTGGCCGTGCCACCGGCGGACTGAATCCATTCCACCGCGAGCAGCTGCTGTTGCCCCGGGCCGCGGGCGGCGAAACACTGGAACTGCGCATCCGTGCCAGCCCGAAAGGTCTGTTCGGTACCCCTGAGCGCACACCCCACCTGGGGGCTTTGAGACTGTATGTGCCGGATCAGGACGTGCAGGCTGTATATGAGGATCTGCTTTCTTATCTTGACGGCGCGGCGCAGCTGATGACGATGAACCGCGAGCCCATTGCCGCCCGAGTGCTGGACATCGCGGACGAAGCCTTCGCCCTCATTCCGCTTGAGCGTCAGGACTCTGAAACCTACCTCGCGCGCCTGAGCTGGGGGGCTGCCGAGCGCTCCAGGCTCAACGGATTGTGGGACGAGTACAACTTCGAAATGACTGATCCCGCACCGTATCCGGACGGGTGGCGGGGCCAGCTGGAGGCGGCGCGTGAGCTGCTTCGTAACGCACACAAAGAATTGCTGCGCAGCTATCCAGCGGAGGGAAGACTGGCCCTTTCGGGCCACGCTCATATTGATCTGGCCTGGTTGTGGCCGCTTTCGGAAACCCGCCAGAAGGTTCAACGGACCTTTTCGACTGTCCTGTCCCTGATGGACGAGTACCCGGATTTCACGTTCAACCAGAGTATGGGTCAGCTGTACGAGTTCGTGCTGGAAGAAGCCCCTGATCTTTTCAGAAGAATCCAGGACCGCGTCAAGGAAGGCCGGTGGGATCTCGTGGGCGGCATGTGGGTCGAGCCCGACGGCAACCTGATCAGCGGCGAGAGCTGGGCCCGGCAGCTGCTGCACGGTCAGCGGTTTTTTGAGAGGCATTTCGGCAAGCGCGCTTCGGTGTGCTGGCTTCCTGATACCTTCGGTTACTCCGCCAATCTGCCGCAGTTCCTCCGGCAGGGTGAGATCCCGTACTTTTTCACCACCAAGCTGTATTGGTCGGAAACCAATGCTTTTCCCTACGACCTGTACCAGTGGGAAGCGATTGACGGCACACGCGTGCTCGCGCATCAGTTCTATAACCCGGCCGAGGGGTACAACGGCGATATCAAGGCCCTCGACCTGGCCGAAACGTGGAAATCCTTCAGAGGCAAGCGCTGGCACGACGAGTCGCTGCTCTCGTTCGGCTATGGAGACGGCGGCGGCGGCCCGACACGCGGAATGCTCGAACGCTACGAGCGTCTGAAGGACTTTCCCGGCCTGCCCACGCTGCACATGACCCGCATCGAGGACTTCTATTCACGGGTTGACCCGGCGCGGCTGCCGGTCTGGGTCGGCGAACAGTACCTGGAACTGCACCGTGGAACCTACACGAGTCAGGGGCGCATCAAGGCACTGAACCGGAAGCTCGAGCATATCCTGCCTGAGGCCGAAGCCGCCTGCGCGCTGGCTTTCAAGTTGACCGGCGCCGAGTACCCCCGTGATGATCTGTACGGCCTGTGGAAAGTGCTGCTTCGCAACCAGTTCCACGACATCCTGCCCGGCAGCAGTGTCAAAGCGGTCTATGACACGGCTCACCATGAACTGCACGAAGCTCTGGAACGCGGGGAAGCCCTCAGGCGTTCTGCCCTTCAGGTGCTGAGCGAGCAGGTCAGTGGAAAGGGAGAGATTGCCTGGAACCTTTCACTGACCGAACGTGCCTGCCGGGGAGTCCGGGTTCCTGCTCTGGGTTACGCGCGTGTACCGACTGAACACCCTGCACCCGCAGCCTCGGGGCTGACTCTGGAAAACGAATACCTGCGGGTGACGGTCAATCAGGACGGCACCCTGGGAAGCGTATGGCACAAAACTGAGCGCCGGGAAGCGCTGGGCACGGAAGCCGACGGACGCATCCGGGGCAACCAGCTGTGGGCTTACGTGGATGTCCCGCGCGCCTGGGAAGCCTGGGACGTCGATGCCAGCTATCCGAATCAGGGCGAGGAGGTGCTGGCCAGTGAGACACCACGCCGGATTGACGAACACCGCATCGAGGTGCTCAGGACGCTCGGCAACAGCCGGCTGAAGCAGGCCTATGTTCTGCGCCCTGGGATGCGGCGGTTGGATGTCGTGACGCGAGCCCAGTGGACCGGGCGCCGAACTTTTCTGCGTTCCCTCACACGCGCAAATGTCCGGGCCATGCACGCGACCTTCGAATCGGCCTACGGAGCCGTCGAGCGGACCACGCACATGAATACCAGCTGGGACGCCGCCCATTTCGAATCGCCCGGTCACCGGTGGGCTGACATCAGCGAGGGGGACTTCGGCCTGAGCCTGCTGAACGACAACAAATACGGCTACAGCGTGCAGGGTGACGTCCTGGGCCTCTCATTGCTGCGCGCGCCGGTCTACCCTGATCCTGCGGCCGATGAGGGAGAGCATCACTTCACCTACAGCCTGTTTCCGCACGCCGGCGACTGGCGCGGCCAGGGGATGACCGGTACGGTCGGGCAGAGTACCGATCTGAACGCGCCGGTAAATGTGATCAGCACGTCCGGCAGTTCCACAGGACAGTGGCCCCAGACGGGTTCCCTGCTGACCGTAGAGGCTGGGTCTGGCATCCACCTCGGCGCCCTTAAGCTGGCTGAAGATACCGATGAGCTGGTACTGCGTCTGTACGAGGCACACGGATCGCGTGGTGACCTGAAAGTTGTCATGCACGGCGTACAGAATTGGACAGCCGCAAACTTTCTTGAGGAGCGCATGGGGACTATCCAGGAGCAGTGGGCGTACGCGCCCTTCCGGGTGGTGACTCTCCGTGAAGCGCCAGCGTCAGGTTCAGCAGTGAAGGACATGGATTAG
- a CDS encoding response regulator transcription factor, which produces MSARILVIEDDPDITQVVKFVLEEAGHRVFSAPDGASGLCVAHEQNPDLILLDLGLPDIDGAQVARRLTLTSHVRIMGLRAPDDVDHKINLFDLFDSGVEAYMTKPFHPQELLARVNVQLRRSSGCDVTSVGALDISLQDRICLYSGQHLKLTATEFELLSVLVQQPGRVYRRDEIERELWNTEQPRNNSSLDVHIANLRGKIRDLGGYGFIRTVRGIGYAIRVPR; this is translated from the coding sequence GTGTCAGCCAGGATTCTTGTTATCGAAGACGACCCGGATATCACTCAAGTGGTGAAGTTCGTGCTGGAAGAGGCCGGCCACCGGGTCTTCAGTGCTCCCGATGGGGCGTCCGGCCTCTGCGTTGCCCATGAGCAGAATCCCGACCTCATCCTGCTGGACCTTGGACTCCCTGACATTGATGGGGCGCAGGTGGCGCGCCGCCTGACGTTGACCAGTCATGTCCGCATTATGGGCCTGAGAGCTCCAGACGACGTGGACCACAAAATCAACCTGTTTGACCTGTTTGACTCGGGCGTCGAGGCGTACATGACCAAGCCATTCCATCCCCAGGAACTGCTCGCACGGGTCAATGTCCAGCTGAGACGAAGCAGCGGCTGTGACGTGACTTCAGTGGGTGCGCTTGATATTTCCCTGCAGGACCGGATTTGTCTTTACTCAGGACAGCACCTGAAGCTGACAGCCACTGAGTTTGAATTGCTGAGTGTGCTTGTTCAACAGCCGGGCCGTGTCTACCGGCGGGATGAGATTGAGCGTGAACTGTGGAACACTGAGCAGCCCAGAAACAACAGTTCCCTCGATGTTCATATCGCCAACCTGCGCGGGAAAATACGTGATTTGGGCGGATACGGCTTCATTCGCACTGTGCGTGGAATCGGCTATGCCATCAGAGTGCCACGGTAA
- a CDS encoding polysaccharide deacetylase family protein has protein sequence MTLRSLGYRFVTSTEAASASRADRVAVIQFDDGFESVYQLAFPVLRELGVPGTAYVIWSRLNQPGSMTTAQLAELRAAGWEIGNHSHSHATLSDLAPRGLQRELMPPSSQAGERPARCVAYPLNRHDARVRREAKRQGMQCGVAGGPPALGRTDPMALPAPAITAWDDTLLPLRARWGIDARAPLLTAGFIYAAADGLGSDHPPVSPPLTWNPAHYELLGNGAFSAMWRGERELRLAWREGAWSLNLAARRGVGTSQGRYTGGAVALNLAPLTVAAGVDTNGPLLGAALALGGYGEVWGRTSHVNGSWGWAWGGTLIPADYWQVTGAHDHSSTHLGLRVAVPWQNSEGRPLRVGGGYRWGVDQGAYAEVEYHVGSYGMAAEVTATGRFGVRFTSVW, from the coding sequence ATGACCCTGCGGTCTTTGGGGTACCGGTTTGTGACATCTACCGAAGCTGCGTCGGCGTCCCGTGCAGACCGCGTCGCTGTGATTCAGTTCGATGACGGGTTTGAGAGCGTGTATCAGCTGGCCTTTCCAGTCCTTCGGGAGTTGGGCGTGCCCGGAACAGCCTATGTGATCTGGTCACGATTGAACCAGCCGGGAAGCATGACCACCGCTCAGTTGGCCGAACTGCGGGCTGCCGGCTGGGAAATCGGGAATCACTCGCACTCGCATGCCACGCTGTCCGATCTGGCGCCCCGGGGACTGCAACGCGAACTGATGCCCCCGTCCTCACAGGCAGGTGAACGTCCGGCCCGGTGCGTGGCGTACCCCCTCAACCGTCATGATGCCCGGGTCCGTCGCGAAGCGAAACGGCAGGGGATGCAGTGCGGCGTAGCTGGCGGACCGCCCGCGTTGGGCCGCACCGATCCCATGGCCCTGCCCGCACCTGCCATCACCGCCTGGGATGACACCCTGCTCCCCCTGCGTGCGCGTTGGGGTATTGACGCCCGTGCACCCCTGCTGACCGCGGGGTTCATCTACGCGGCAGCAGACGGCCTGGGCAGTGACCATCCGCCGGTAAGTCCGCCCCTGACCTGGAACCCGGCGCACTATGAGCTGCTGGGAAACGGCGCATTCAGCGCCATGTGGCGTGGCGAACGGGAACTGCGGCTCGCGTGGCGAGAGGGAGCATGGAGTCTGAACCTCGCCGCCCGCCGCGGAGTGGGAACTTCGCAGGGACGGTACACAGGAGGCGCTGTGGCCCTCAATCTGGCCCCTTTGACGGTCGCTGCCGGCGTGGACACCAACGGACCTCTGCTTGGCGCAGCGCTGGCACTTGGTGGATACGGCGAGGTGTGGGGCCGCACCAGTCATGTGAATGGAAGCTGGGGATGGGCCTGGGGCGGCACGCTGATTCCAGCCGACTACTGGCAGGTGACTGGAGCTCATGATCATTCCAGCACGCACCTGGGCCTGCGTGTCGCGGTGCCCTGGCAAAACAGCGAGGGCCGGCCCCTCCGCGTTGGAGGCGGCTACCGGTGGGGAGTGGACCAGGGAGCCTACGCTGAGGTCGAATATCACGTCGGCAGCTACGGCATGGCGGCGGAAGTAACGGCCACAGGCCGGTTTGGCGTGCGGTTTACGTCCGTCTGGTGA